The following proteins come from a genomic window of Flavobacterium eburneipallidum:
- a CDS encoding FtsL-like putative cell division protein, with protein MKNGVYSLLKARFLIEDDSIKNWRFIVFLIVLAIIMIANTQRFEQKVFKINELTNEVKELRSEFVDRRSELMKLRMESTVSEKMLAKEIFPSTVPPTKIKVKKVVEKSFFQKIWQ; from the coding sequence ATGAAAAACGGAGTTTATAGCCTATTAAAAGCAAGATTTCTTATCGAAGATGACTCTATAAAAAACTGGCGTTTCATTGTTTTTTTGATTGTTCTGGCTATAATAATGATTGCGAATACACAGCGTTTCGAACAAAAAGTTTTCAAGATTAACGAGCTGACAAACGAAGTAAAAGAATTACGTTCGGAATTTGTAGATAGACGTTCAGAATTAATGAAATTAAGAATGGAATCGACGGTTTCTGAAAAAATGTTGGCAAAAGAAATTTTTCCATCAACTGTTCCGCCAACAAAAATCAAGGTTAAAAAAGTAGTCGAAAAAAGTTTTTTTCAAAAAATATGGCAGTAG
- a CDS encoding penicillin-binding protein, giving the protein MAVEDKNISYRIYLVAFFIFLMAMAIAVKLTNIQWVEGDHYRKLAKERTVKNFVIPANKGNIYSADGSLLATSIPNYVIRFDAVAPKSEAFEKNVKSLSDSLSILLKKPSSFFLNEFRKARANKNRYFLVARDLSYTEYMKMKSFPMFNLGPYKGGIIVEQKTVREHPIGKIAERTIGYERKTPSGTLDGKGIEWAFRKYLNGKDGKVLKQKIAKGQWKPIRDVNEVDPQDGYDVISTIDVFIQDIAHHALLKQLEEYDAEHGCVVVMETKTGKVKAISNLGRDDKTGNYYETVNYAVAESHEPGSTFKLIDMIALLDDNKVDTSKVYDSRGGVISYRGDKVRDSHEGGYGKISLGKGFEVSSNTILVQAVYENYKNDPQEFIDRINKMGLNKPLGLPFKGEGKPIVHQTTDKNWNPNILPWMAFGYSVAMTPLQTLTLYNAVANNGEMVKPQFVSEIKEWNKTIKKYDKQVINPKICSDATIKKLKSLLQNVVKRGTGAKLYSKDFSMAGKTGTAQANYGTNGGNDKHYISSFVGFFPAESPKYSCVVVVHEPNTSLNNYYGADVAGPVFKRIAQKIFTDAPSTNEIRNINRVVQKQEANYNTFYKKSEKKYRLVPNLKGMSGMDAVAILGNLGVKVKVIGVGKVKKQSIQPGENLAKNTTIILELS; this is encoded by the coding sequence ATGGCAGTAGAAGATAAAAACATATCCTACAGAATTTATCTGGTCGCTTTCTTCATCTTTTTGATGGCGATGGCGATTGCTGTTAAATTGACCAATATTCAATGGGTAGAAGGCGATCATTATCGAAAATTAGCCAAAGAAAGAACCGTTAAAAACTTTGTAATTCCTGCCAATAAAGGGAATATTTATTCAGCCGATGGAAGTTTGTTGGCTACTTCAATTCCTAATTATGTTATTCGTTTTGATGCTGTTGCGCCAAAATCGGAAGCATTCGAAAAAAATGTAAAATCTTTATCGGATTCCTTATCCATTCTTTTGAAAAAGCCAAGTAGTTTTTTCTTGAATGAATTTAGAAAAGCAAGAGCCAATAAAAACCGCTATTTTCTCGTAGCTCGTGATTTGAGTTATACCGAATACATGAAAATGAAGAGTTTTCCAATGTTTAATTTAGGTCCTTACAAAGGTGGAATTATAGTTGAACAAAAAACAGTAAGAGAGCACCCAATTGGAAAAATTGCCGAGAGAACCATTGGCTACGAAAGAAAAACACCAAGCGGAACTCTTGATGGAAAAGGTATTGAGTGGGCTTTTAGAAAATACCTTAACGGTAAAGATGGTAAAGTTTTAAAACAAAAAATTGCCAAAGGACAGTGGAAACCTATTCGTGATGTGAATGAAGTAGATCCGCAAGATGGCTACGATGTGATTTCGACAATCGATGTTTTTATCCAAGACATTGCACACCACGCTTTATTAAAACAATTGGAAGAATATGATGCCGAGCACGGATGTGTAGTCGTTATGGAAACCAAAACAGGTAAAGTAAAAGCTATTTCTAATCTAGGAAGAGATGATAAAACAGGCAATTATTATGAAACTGTAAATTATGCTGTTGCCGAATCGCACGAACCGGGTTCTACATTCAAATTGATTGATATGATTGCGCTTTTGGATGATAACAAAGTCGATACATCAAAGGTTTACGATAGCCGTGGTGGTGTTATAAGTTATAGAGGTGACAAAGTTCGTGATTCGCATGAAGGCGGTTATGGAAAAATTTCTCTAGGAAAAGGTTTCGAAGTTTCATCCAATACGATTTTGGTTCAGGCGGTTTATGAAAATTATAAAAATGACCCACAAGAATTTATCGATAGAATAAATAAAATGGGTTTAAATAAACCTCTTGGATTACCATTTAAAGGAGAAGGAAAACCTATTGTACATCAAACAACGGATAAAAATTGGAATCCTAATATTTTGCCTTGGATGGCTTTTGGATACAGTGTTGCCATGACGCCTTTACAAACATTGACTTTGTATAATGCTGTTGCAAATAACGGAGAAATGGTAAAACCACAATTCGTTTCAGAGATTAAAGAGTGGAATAAAACCATAAAAAAATACGATAAGCAAGTCATCAATCCGAAGATATGTTCCGATGCAACTATTAAAAAGTTGAAATCACTTTTGCAAAATGTGGTAAAAAGAGGAACAGGAGCCAAGTTGTATTCTAAAGATTTTTCGATGGCAGGAAAAACAGGAACAGCACAAGCAAATTATGGAACTAATGGCGGAAATGACAAACATTATATTTCGTCTTTCGTAGGGTTTTTTCCTGCTGAAAGTCCTAAATATTCTTGTGTAGTTGTGGTTCATGAACCCAATACCTCTTTGAATAATTATTATGGAGCAGATGTGGCTGGTCCTGTTTTCAAACGAATTGCTCAAAAGATTTTTACCGATGCTCCATCTACAAACGAAATTCGAAACATCAATAGAGTGGTTCAAAAACAAGAGGCAAATTACAATACATTTTATAAAAAATCAGAAAAGAAATACCGATTAGTACCAAATCTTAAAGGAATGTCAGGAATGGATGCCGTTGCAATATTGGGGAATCTTGGTGTAAAAGTAAAAGTAATAGGTGTTGGAAAAGTAAAAAAACAATCCATTCAGCCAGGAGAAAATTTAGCTAAAAACACAACCATAATATTAGAATTATCGTGA
- the rsmH gene encoding 16S rRNA (cytosine(1402)-N(4))-methyltransferase RsmH encodes MTTTMEYHNPVLLHPTVDGLNIKPDGVYVDVTFGGGGHSKEILNRLGPNGKLFAFDQDEDALANALPDERFTLINENFRFIKRFLRFYGVKSVDGILADLGVSSHQFDVPERGFSTRFDAELDMRMSQKNDLDAYRVVNEYDDANLRRVFLDYGELKNAPALSRTIIEAREHQSIKTTDELKEILAKYLPERIRNKVLAQIYQAIRIEVNQEMDVLKEFLEQSLEILNPGGRLSVISYHSLEDRLVKRFVKNGMFEGEPERDFFGNFSVPFKTIGKLIVPDNDEIKTNNRARSAKLRIAEKI; translated from the coding sequence ATGACGACGACAATGGAATATCATAATCCGGTTTTATTGCATCCTACCGTAGATGGCTTGAATATCAAGCCTGATGGAGTTTATGTAGATGTTACTTTTGGCGGCGGCGGACACTCTAAGGAAATTTTAAATCGATTGGGTCCTAACGGAAAATTATTTGCTTTCGATCAAGATGAAGATGCGTTGGCGAATGCTTTGCCAGACGAAAGATTTACGCTTATTAATGAGAATTTTCGATTTATAAAAAGGTTTTTACGTTTTTATGGAGTGAAATCTGTAGATGGGATTTTGGCTGATTTAGGCGTTTCGTCGCATCAGTTTGATGTGCCAGAAAGAGGTTTTTCGACTCGTTTTGATGCCGAATTGGATATGAGAATGAGTCAGAAAAATGATTTGGACGCCTACAGAGTAGTCAATGAATATGATGATGCTAATTTGAGAAGAGTGTTCTTGGATTATGGCGAATTGAAAAATGCACCCGCTTTGTCAAGAACTATTATCGAAGCTAGAGAACATCAATCAATTAAAACTACTGATGAGTTGAAAGAAATTTTGGCAAAATATTTACCCGAAAGAATTCGGAATAAAGTTTTGGCTCAAATTTATCAAGCCATTCGGATAGAAGTCAATCAAGAAATGGATGTTTTGAAAGAATTTCTAGAGCAGTCATTAGAGATTTTAAATCCAGGTGGAAGATTGAGTGTGATTTCCTATCATTCATTGGAAGACCGATTGGTAAAAAGATTTGTCAAAAACGGAATGTTTGAAGGAGAACCAGAACGTGATTTTTTTGGAAATTTTTCAGTTCCATTCAAAACCATCGGAAAATTGATTGTTCCAGATAATGACGAAATCAAAACTAACAATAGAGCAAGAAGTGCCAAATTAAGAATTGCCGAGAAAATATAA